In Euphorbia lathyris chromosome 9, ddEupLath1.1, whole genome shotgun sequence, the following are encoded in one genomic region:
- the LOC136207310 gene encoding receptor-like protein kinase ANXUR1 — translation MNIFNANISPFFLLYSIAFVAFYEASTARELKVFRVNCGSGFEEKDADGHKWEPDARYLHGNFSKARSSHQDSSIVSDIPYMDARIFHSKGTYKFPVMQQIRYFIRLYFYPSEYNHLNISHSYFTVQAAGVTLLRNFSAWTAAQAHGRSFVIKEYSLAPLNTDTLSVSFKPLRGANDSFAFVNGIELVPITGQLFGMGPEVGRRDMHMINTNATNLETMYRLNIGGQFIPPKKDSGNLGRAWFNDDPFLHGTSMGISLQADGRVPIKYNQIPKFMAPVDVYSTSRTMGEHSMDNLLFNLTWVFEVDANFTYMIRFHFCDFILTRPNQITFNIYINNQTAQCDPHPADVIAWAGKPGEPVYKDYMITLEDGTDQGKHYIQVDLHPSIRNDPQFYDAQISGLEIFKINDDDQSLAGLNPDLSAADPTGANHAGFVISERELVVGGTAGVFLAAALFLVVSKRKAVELSSASNPNLQPIYGSSHVINTSSRRSTVSGSSSKHSKAQSLCRRFTLAEIKHATKNFKEGNIIGVGGFGNVYKGYIDEHEKVAIKRSNPQSEQGIDEFDTEIEMLSHLRHKHLVSLIGFCEEENERCLVYDYMSNGTLSDFLHKPKGKTKLSWSKRLDICIGAARGLHYLHTGATHTIIHRDVKTTNILLDEHLIAKVSDFGLSKISCPTKEKGHVSTMVKGSFGYLDPEYFKKRRLTEKSDVYSFGVVLFESLCRRPAVDNSLPLQQMNLAEWSLRCQRNGNLEDNIDPEIKETINPECLKKFIETALKCLSEEGNRRPAMSDVLWNLEYALQLQEVPDSSEFSVTRTISAHGDPDQQLNF, via the coding sequence ATGAACATTTTCAATGCCAACATTTCCCCCTTTTTCCTTCTCTATTCTATTGCATTCGTCGCCTTTTACGAAGCTAGTACCGCGCGGGAATTGAAGGTTTTCCGCGTAAACTGTGGCTCAGGATTTGAAGAGAAAGATGCTGATGGACATAAATGGGAACCTGATGCTAGATACCTACATggaaatttctcaaaagctAGATCAAGTCATCAAGATTCTTCAATTGTATCAGACATTCCATACATGGATGCAAGAATTTTCCATTCAAAAGGAACTTATAAATTCCCTGTGATGCAGCAAATCCGGTATTTCATCAGGTTGTACTTTTACCCTTCAGAATACAATCATCTCAATATCTCTCATTCCTACTTTACAGTCCAAGCAGCAGGAGTTACCCTTCTGAGAAATTTCAGTGCTTGGACTGCAGCTCAGGCGCACGGGCGATCTTTTGTGATCAAGGAGTATTCTCTAGCTCCATTGAATACGGATACTCTTTCTGTCTCCTTTAAGCCATTAAGAGGTGCTAATGACAGTTTTGCTTTTGTCAATGGCATTGAGCTCGTCCCGATCACCGGACAACTCTTCGGTATGGGGCCTGAGGTTGGACGGCGTGATATGCATATGATTAATACAAATGCTACTAATTTGGAGACAATGTATAGGTTGAATATCGGAGGGCAATTCATCCCTCCGAAAAAGGATTCTGGTAATCTAGGTAGGGCTTGGTTCAATGATGATCCTTTCTTACATGGTACATCAATGGGGATTAGTCTGCAGGCAGACGGGCGGGTTCCGATTAAGTATAATCAAATTCCTAAGTTTATGGCTCCTGTTGATGTTTATTCAACATCAAGAACAATGGGGGAACATTCAATGGACAACCTTTTGTTTAACCTGACATGGGTTTTTGAAGTTGATGCTAACTTTACTTATATGATTAGGTTccatttttgtgattttatattGACTAGACCAAATCAGATAACGTTTAACATTTACATCAACAATCAAACTGCTCAATGTGATCCACATCCTGCTGATGTTATTGCCTGGGCAGGAAAACCAGGAGAGCCTGTTTATAAAGACTATATGATTACACTTGAGGATGGAACTGATCAGGGAAAGCACTACATTCAAGTAGATTTACACCCTTCAATTCGGAATGATCCCCAATTTTACGACGCTCAGATTAGCGGTTTAGAGATATTCAAGATCAATGATGATGATCAGAGCTTAGCAGGCCTGAATCCTGACCTGTCCGCCGCGGATCCAACAGGGGCGAACCACGCAGGTTTTGTAATTTCGGAGAGGGAATTGGTTGTGGGAGGAACTGCAGGTGTTTTCTTAGCAGCTGCATTGTTCCTAGTCGTTTCGAAAAGGAAAGCCGTAGAATTGTCCTCCGCCTCAAACCCGAATCTGCAGCCAATCTACGGTAGCTCTCATGTTATAAACACGAGCAGCAGAAGATCAACTGTTAGTGGTAGCTCATCGAAACACTCAAAGGCTCAATCTTTATGCCGCCGTTTCACTCTAGCTGAGATAAAACATGCTACAAAGAATTTCAAGGAGGGGAACATTATCGGTGTTGGAGGATTCGGAAATGTTTATAAAGGTTACATTGATGAACATGAGAAAGTCGCAATCAAAAGATCAAACCCTCAATCAGAACAAGGGATTGATGAATTTGACACGGAGATCGAAATGCTTTCACATTTGAGACATAAACATTTAGTCTCATTAATCGGTTTCTGTGAAGAAGAGAATGAAAGATGTTTGGTTTATGATTACATGTCAAATGGGACATTGAGTGACTTTCTACATAAACCAAAGGGAAAAACTAAGCTTTCATGGTCTAAAAGATTAGACATTTGCATAGGAGCAGCAAGAGGGCTTCATTATCTCCACACAGGAGCAACACATACAATCATTCACAGAGATGTTAAGACAACAAACATTCTCTTGGATGAACATTTGATTGCTAAAGTTTCGGATTTCGGGCTGTCGAAAATCAGTTGTCCGACGAAAGAAAAAGGTCATGTTAGCACCATGGTTAAAGGAAGTTTCGGGTATTTAGACCCCGAATACTTTAAAAAACGAAGATTGACAGAAAAATCGGATGTTTACTCTTTCGGCGTTGTGTTGTTTGAATCATTATGTAGAAGGCCTGCTGTGGATAATAGTTTACCTCTGCAGCAGATGAACCTTGCTGAATGGTCTCTGAGATGCCAGAGGAATGG